A stretch of DNA from Drosophila virilis strain 15010-1051.87 chromosome 5, Dvir_AGI_RSII-ME, whole genome shotgun sequence:
ACATATTGACGGCAATAAAGGATAAGGGACTGGAGAACTATGTTGCCATTGCCTGTGACCCGCACAGGCTCGACTTGCCAGCTGTAACAATGCTGGTGGAGGCCAGTGGCCATGTGATGCTCCCCTGTGTTTATGATATTTCCGATCTGCAAAAAACATTGCAGAACATGTTTTGTTTGGCCTGTGTACGCTGCTCAATGCGTGTGGAAAACGAGCTATATATTGAGAATACCTGCGCAGAGCAGCTGAGCAGGATCTGCAATGGCAACAGTACAAGGAACATGAATGCAGTTGTGCTGCTAACGGACTATGCAAACCGACTGCCGCAGATCTTGCACGCTATGTGGCAGTTCGAGGAGCACCGAGACAAGCCCATCTCCTTGATTGGGctgaacaacaaaatgctaaaaatatatGGCTCGCACGTTAAAAGAGAGCTGCCGCCAATTACGTTCGAGGACTGTGCGGCTGGGTCAGGCCTTTTGCAATTGATCGTCTTTGATGCCTTGTGGTGCATTACCCCGGAGCGTGAACCAGAAGAGATCAATCTACAACCCTTGCTTTATCAAACGGTCAGGCAGGAGTGAAAAGTACTTACAATAAATATGGGATAGGATAAATGCTGTGAGTATATTGTGATTAATTTTTTGCCGatatgaaaatagaaaattaatttaggaaatttctttattttattggaACCTTGCATTCagtacaaatatatttatattaacttTAGTTATGTATATCGCATAGCGAggcaaatttgcataaatatcgTTAGATATACCAGGGTATTATAAACACAGTTTGTTGCGCGGTTATGTGTCATGCTGGCGGTGAAAATATGTGATCTCTGCGTAATCTCATTCTCAAAGATCTCTTCCGTGGCATCATATTGCAGCTCCGATTCCGTTGAATAGTTGGGCAGCTCAACTAAAAATGACAAttgcaaactttttaaaatccaGATTAGGAAGACTCTCATGGACTTACCCTCGCCGCCAGTTGCGAATCGCACGGTCTTACTGTTATCGCTCCAGCCAAAGCTGTTCCTTGCCAGAACCGAGACCTCAAAGAGACTGGCAGGCTGCAGGCCATGCAGTGTGTATGATGTTATGTAAATAGGACCTGCGTTTGGGGTAGCATAAAGGAATAACGATTGTGCAATCGAGGTGTGAATGACTGAATCATTAACTAGTccaattgttttgtttattaaaagccTGAGGGTAAGAGTTGCAAGCCTTGCAAATAAGCGGAGTCTATTTAAAGATAATGTTACAgaatcataaatatgcgaatatttattatttatttggctgTTTTTATAATCAAAACTCAAACGAAGCTTGGTATGTAGGTTCTCGTATAACAAATGGATTCCTCTTTCTGAAAGCCTTCTTTTTCCTCCCAAAATTTGGAAACacttttgtatgccatattTAAAACCTGAATATTTGATAAGAATCGGACCTTACACACCGAGTTTGatcaaaaatgcatttacaatACAAAGCATGGGATTAAGGAAAAATGTTCGTTTGATGTTGTGTTCAGGGTATGCTCTAGTCGGTCACTCCCGACTTTACTTGTCTAATGTTTAACTTACCAATGGTCACTTGTGCTGGAATTGTCAGTTCTGTCCAGTTGGTTTTCACTGGCCTTGTGATATTTGCTTtagaaataaaagaatacgTTTTTCAATAGGCTTAACAAATATTAGGGCATTCGACTACCTGACGGAATCTGTCGGAATCTCAGCTTAAACTCCATTATGGGCAGCATGCTCTCCGTCTGCCAGACCAGCACATGCGACGTGGAGCTCTGGGTGCCGGGATTGATCTTGAACACGCAGGGCATTGGACGTCCAGTCAGCTCAACGGTGGCGCTCCTAAAGCCAATCGAGTTGCTCGCCCGACACTCGTACTGTCCCATGTCGGCGTCGCGCACCTTCTTGATGGTCAGCACATGCTTGACCAGGCTGACATAGCTATCCAGGGCATGGCTGCCGGCCAATTCCGTCTCCTGGCTGTTGATGTGTGCGCCCATTTGAACGGGCACACCGTAATGGAACCATTGTAGCGTCGCAGCTGGCGCCGCCTCCACAATGCACTCCAGTTGTGCCCGATCTCCGACTTTGGTGTACACCACAGGATGCGGCAGCGTTGGCTCCGGAGCAACTGAAAGTATATATCGATTGCAATTACTGTCGGAGTCACAAATTGGTTGCACCCGCAAACCTACAGAGCACACGCAGTTGAACTCCCGCCACCGCCGGCTGACCAACCCCGTTAGCGGCCAGGCACTCGATCAGGCCCGCCATGCTACGCGACTTAATCTCAAAGATGTGGCTCTGTCGATTGCCCGCATTGCTGTATTGGTCCAGCGTGTTGCCGTTCAGACGCCAGCTGATCGCCGGCTGGGGCACGCCCATGGCCATGCAGACCACCTCAAAGGTGGCGCCAATGGGCAGCTCCAGGACTCCGCTTGGCTCCGTGACAACGCTGGGCTCGTATTGCACCTCAATTGCATGCACCTGGACGGCGTGATTGCTGTTTGACATAATCTCACAGTAATAGTCGCCGGTGTCTTCcgattttaaatttgacaCCTGCAGGCTGCCGTTGGCCCACAAAACCACACGTTCCGGTGGCGGAATCTCCGGATGACGCGAGTCCACCAAAGGCACATCATCCCTGTGCCAGCGCACATAGTGAAACGGAGCTGCGAACAAACATAACATTAAATCCTATTCAGCATGCTCAACGGTTGGTAAGCACATTCTTCATTTTTCtcgattatatataattttccaTATAAAGTTAAGGATGGGAAGAATGCTTTTGTTATCGAAATAGGtctatatatacagatattttCTATCTTTTCCTTAACTGAGGCAATTcccattatttaaattatttatgcacCCTTCTATAACGCTAGTAAGAGGCAAGTCTTAAGGCGCAGCTGCCTCAAGACCAACTAGTCgacatttaattaatcaaatcCGTTTTCGTAtctattaaagaaaataataataataaaaaaaaataagatgaAAATCCATTGTGATGAAC
This window harbors:
- the wrapper gene encoding opioid-binding protein/cell adhesion molecule codes for the protein MCPMNLCLISLLLILPLMRGELNFNNDLENHQKFKSVPTTIKTYENDTVLLPCQLDTPFHYVRWHRDDVPLVDSRHPEIPPPERVVLWANGSLQVSNLKSEDTGDYYCEIMSNSNHAVQVHAIEVQYEPSVVTEPSGVLELPIGATFEVVCMAMGVPQPAISWRLNGNTLDQYSNAGNRQSHIFEIKSRSMAGLIECLAANGVGQPAVAGVQLRVLFAPEPTLPHPVVYTKVGDRAQLECIVEAAPAATLQWFHYGVPVQMGAHINSQETELAGSHALDSYVSLVKHVLTIKKVRDADMGQYECRASNSIGFRSATVELTGRPMPCVFKINPGTQSSTSHVLVWQTESMLPIMEFKLRFRQIPSANITRPVKTNWTELTIPAQVTIGPIYITSYTLHGLQPASLFEVSVLARNSFGWSDNSKTVRFATGGEVELPNYSTESELQYDATEEIFENEITQRSHIFTASMTHNRATNCVYNTLVYLTIFMQICLAMRYT